GGGCATCGTCCGGGTGCTGCTGATCTCGCCGTTCTTCATCATGCCCACGGTGGGCGCGCTGATCTGGAAGAACCTGATCTTCCACCCGGTGTCGGGGATCCTCGCCGCGCTGTGGAAACTGTTCGGCGCCCAGCCGGTGGACTGGCTGGCGCACTACCCGCTGCTGTCGATCATCGTCATCGTTTCCTGGCAGTGGCTGCCGTTCGCCATCCTGATCCTGATGACCGCCATGCAGTCCCTGGACCAGGAACAAAAGGAAGCCGCGCGCCTCGATGGTGCCGGGCCCATCGCCATCTTCTGGCACCTGACCCTGCCGCACCTGGCCCGGCCGATTGCCGTGGTGGTGATGATCGAGACCATCTTCCTGCTGTCGGTGTTCGCCGAGATCTTCACCACCACCAACGGTGGCCCGGGCTACGCCTCCACCAACCTGGCGTACCTGATCTACAACCAGGCCCTGGTGCAGTTCGACGTCGGCATGGCTTCGGCCGGCGGGCTGATCGCCGTGGTCATCGCCAACATCGCCGCGATCATCCTGGTGCGGATGATCGGCAAAAACCTGACTGACCAGAGCTGAGGTGGCCGCCATGACCCTGCAACAATCCCGACGCCTGCAAAGCCTGCTACTGGGCACCCTGGCCTGGGCCATCGCGATCCTGATCTTCTTCCCGATCTTCTGGATGGTGCTGACCAGCTTCAAGAGCGAGATCGACGCCTTTGCCACGCCGCCGCAATTCATCTTCACGCCAACGCTCGAGAACTACCTGCACATCAACGAGCGCAGCAACTACCTGGCCTTCGCCTGGAACTCGGTGGTGATTTCCTTCAGCGCGACCGCCCTGTGCCTGCTGATCGCGGTGCCGGCGGCCTACTCCATGGCCTTCTTTGAAACCCGCAACACCAAGCGCACCCTGCTGTGGATGCTCTCCACCAAGATGCTGCCGCCGGTGGGCGTGCTGATGCCCATCTACCTGCTGGCCAAGAGCTTCGGCCTGCTGGATACGCGCATCGCGCTGATCGTGATCTACACCCTGATCAACCTGCCGATCGTGGTGTGGATGGTTTACACCTACTTCAAGGACATCCCCCGGGACATCCTCGAAGCCGCCCGCCTGGACGGCGCCACACTGGCCCAGGAAATGCTGCGGGTGCTGATGCCCATCGCCAAGGGTGGCCTGGCCTCCACTGCACTGCTGTCGCTGATCCTGTGCTGGAACGAGGCCTTCTGGTCGCTGA
The DNA window shown above is from Pseudomonas protegens CHA0 and carries:
- a CDS encoding carbohydrate ABC transporter permease — translated: MNTSTAKLHVQPQAAPRKSRLANPGWFLVSPSVALLLLWMIVPLGMTLYFSVIRYNLLYPGENQFVGLENFSYFLSDSGFVPGATNTLLLVGSVLLISVVFGVLISALLEASEFLGRGIVRVLLISPFFIMPTVGALIWKNLIFHPVSGILAALWKLFGAQPVDWLAHYPLLSIIVIVSWQWLPFAILILMTAMQSLDQEQKEAARLDGAGPIAIFWHLTLPHLARPIAVVVMIETIFLLSVFAEIFTTTNGGPGYASTNLAYLIYNQALVQFDVGMASAGGLIAVVIANIAAIILVRMIGKNLTDQS
- a CDS encoding carbohydrate ABC transporter permease, with protein sequence MTLQQSRRLQSLLLGTLAWAIAILIFFPIFWMVLTSFKSEIDAFATPPQFIFTPTLENYLHINERSNYLAFAWNSVVISFSATALCLLIAVPAAYSMAFFETRNTKRTLLWMLSTKMLPPVGVLMPIYLLAKSFGLLDTRIALIVIYTLINLPIVVWMVYTYFKDIPRDILEAARLDGATLAQEMLRVLMPIAKGGLASTALLSLILCWNEAFWSLNLTSSNAAPLTALIASYSSPEGLFWAKLSAVSTLACAPILIFGWISQKQLVRGLSFGAVK